In one Buchnera aphidicola (Pemphigus immunis) genomic region, the following are encoded:
- a CDS encoding DUF494 family protein, which produces MFDVLIYLFETYIHNEIEIFIDHDKLASDLMDIGFQKKDIYNALIWLKRLVNYQSESTVPVPSVSDKFPVRIYTKEESQRLNFDCRGFLLFLEQLQILNLDTREIVIDSVMALDIAEFDLEELKWVVLMVLFNIPSCIDAYSKLEDMLFNVNEEFILH; this is translated from the coding sequence ATGTTTGACGTATTAATATACTTGTTTGAAACATATATTCATAATGAAATAGAAATTTTTATTGATCATGATAAATTAGCAAGTGATTTAATGGATATAGGATTTCAAAAAAAAGATATTTATAATGCTCTCATTTGGTTAAAAAGATTAGTTAATTATCAGAGTGAATCAACAGTTCCAGTACCTTCAGTTTCTGATAAATTTCCTGTACGTATTTACACCAAAGAAGAATCTCAAAGATTAAATTTCGATTGTAGGGGATTTTTATTGTTTTTAGAACAATTACAGATTTTAAATTTAGATACTCGTGAAATAGTAATAGATAGTGTTATGGCGTTAGATATCGCAGAATTTGATTTGGAAGAATTAAAGTGGGTGGTATTAATGGTTTTATTTAATATACCGAGTTGTATCGATGCTTATAGCAAACTGGAAGATATGTTATTTAATGTCAATGAAGAATTTATTTTACATTAA
- the ybeD gene encoding DUF493 family protein YbeD yields the protein MKTKLEKMLKFPCSFTYKIIGLAKPELIDKIVQVIQFRLPGDYIPQIKSSNKGNYLSISISICAKNFSQIETLYRELSQINIVRMVL from the coding sequence ATGAAAACAAAATTAGAAAAAATGTTAAAATTTCCTTGTTCATTTACTTATAAAATAATTGGTTTAGCAAAACCAGAACTAATTGATAAAATAGTACAAGTAATACAATTTAGATTACCTGGAGATTATATACCTCAAATAAAATCTAGTAACAAAGGTAATTATCTTTCTATTTCTATTTCAATATGTGCTAAAAATTTTTCTCAAATAGAAACTTTATACCGTGAATTAAGTCAAATTAATATTGTACGTATGGTTTTATAA
- the cysS gene encoding cysteine--tRNA ligase: MLKIFNSFTRKKEYFKPIFSKKVSMYVCGITAYDFCHIGHGRTFIIFDVIARYFRYCRYQLKYVRNITDIDDKIIHASYRKKENINSFTNRIIEQMNQDFKSLNILSPDIEPRVTEYITFIISMISDLLKLNHAYISKDGNVIFSVDSDINYGMLSRQSLNYLKFSDRIKKINVIKQNKLDFVLWKISKKNEPYWNSPWGKGRPGWHIECSAISKAILGDTFDIHGGGSDLLFPHHENERSQSMCANKSIYVNYWIHTGMVILNNKKMSKSLNNVCILKDILRNYEAEIVRYYLLSTHYRHPLYYSEENLKISSLSLIRLYRALKNTNVSNTIIYNSIFELEFKKAMDDDFNTPLVLSIFSKIASQINFFKKKKDFIEVNKLASILTFLGRELGLLMHNSDDFLKNMSNYTPKQIKEIEILLDMRDNFRKLKNWEKADNLRKILLSLGIIIEDDKNKTFWYCVKKL; the protein is encoded by the coding sequence ATGTTAAAAATTTTTAATTCATTTACTAGAAAAAAAGAATATTTTAAACCTATTTTTTCTAAAAAAGTGAGTATGTATGTTTGCGGAATAACAGCTTATGATTTTTGTCATATTGGTCATGGAAGAACATTTATTATATTTGATGTTATAGCCCGTTATTTTCGTTACTGTAGATATCAATTAAAATATGTTAGAAATATTACAGATATTGATGACAAAATTATTCATGCTTCTTATAGAAAGAAAGAAAATATTAATTCATTTACTAATCGAATAATCGAACAGATGAATCAGGATTTTAAGTCATTAAATATTTTATCTCCAGATATAGAACCAAGAGTAACTGAATATATAACATTTATTATTTCTATGATTTCTGATTTGTTAAAATTAAATCATGCTTATATATCTAAAGATGGAAATGTAATATTTTCTGTTGATAGTGATATTAATTACGGGATGTTGTCTAGACAATCTTTAAATTATTTGAAATTTAGTGATAGAATAAAAAAAATAAATGTTATAAAACAAAATAAGTTAGATTTTGTTTTATGGAAAATATCTAAAAAAAATGAACCTTATTGGAATTCTCCTTGGGGAAAAGGGAGACCTGGATGGCATATTGAATGTTCTGCCATCAGTAAAGCTATTTTAGGTGATACATTTGATATTCATGGGGGTGGTTCAGATTTATTATTTCCTCATCATGAAAATGAAAGATCGCAGTCAATGTGTGCGAATAAAAGTATTTATGTAAATTATTGGATACATACAGGTATGGTTATTCTTAATAACAAAAAAATGTCTAAATCTTTAAACAATGTATGTATTTTAAAAGATATTTTGCGTAATTATGAAGCTGAAATTGTTCGATATTATTTATTATCAACTCATTATAGGCATCCTTTGTATTATTCAGAAGAAAATTTAAAAATATCTAGTCTTTCTTTAATACGACTTTATAGAGCTTTAAAAAATACAAATGTTAGTAATACAATTATTTATAATTCTATTTTTGAGTTAGAATTTAAAAAAGCTATGGATGATGACTTTAATACACCTTTGGTATTATCTATTTTTTCAAAAATAGCCAGTCAAATTAATTTTTTTAAGAAGAAGAAAGATTTTATAGAAGTGAACAAATTAGCATCAATATTAACATTTTTAGGCAGAGAATTGGGATTATTAATGCATAATTCGGATGATTTTTTAAAAAATATGTCTAATTATACACCAAAACAAATAAAAGAAATAGAAATATTATTAGATATGCGAGATAATTTTAGAAAATTAAAAAATTGGGAAAAAGCAGATAATCTTCGTAAAATTTTATTAAGTTTAGGTATTATTATCGAAGATGATAAAAATAAAACTTTTTGGTATTGTGTGAAAAAATTATAG
- the folD gene encoding bifunctional methylenetetrahydrofolate dehydrogenase/methenyltetrahydrofolate cyclohydrolase FolD: MSFANIIDGNKIANSIQLNILKKVQKRLKTGKRIPGLAVILIGNNSSSEVYVNKKILACKKVGFISKNWNLPIQTSEKKILNLIDLLNKDNRIDGILIQLPLPEHINTMNIVSKILPEKDVDGFHPYNIGCLCQKKPTLRPCTSLGIMTLLKKYNINTYGLHAVIIGASNIVGRPMSLELLLAGCTTTVTHRFTKNLKNYVKNADLLIVAVGKPNFINGTWIKKGAIVIDVGINKLNNGKIVGDIDFSSVYLKASYITPVPGGVGPMTVTSLLQNTLYACETYHDD; the protein is encoded by the coding sequence ATGTCCTTCGCTAACATCATAGATGGTAATAAAATAGCTAATTCTATACAACTAAATATTTTAAAAAAAGTACAAAAAAGATTAAAAACAGGAAAAAGAATTCCCGGTTTAGCAGTTATTTTAATAGGAAATAATTCTTCTTCTGAAGTTTATGTTAATAAAAAAATACTTGCTTGTAAAAAAGTAGGATTTATTTCAAAAAATTGGAATTTACCAATTCAAACTTCTGAAAAAAAAATATTAAATTTAATTGATTTATTAAATAAAGATAATAGAATAGATGGAATTTTAATACAACTTCCTCTTCCTGAACATATCAATACTATGAACATAGTTAGTAAAATTTTACCTGAAAAAGATGTAGATGGATTCCATCCATATAATATAGGATGTCTTTGTCAAAAAAAACCTACATTAAGACCATGTACATCGCTAGGGATTATGACTTTATTAAAAAAATATAATATTAATACTTATGGATTACATGCCGTAATCATTGGCGCATCAAATATAGTTGGAAGACCTATGAGTCTAGAATTATTACTAGCCGGTTGTACCACTACCGTTACACATAGATTTACAAAAAATTTAAAAAATTATGTAAAAAATGCTGATTTGTTAATTGTAGCAGTTGGCAAACCTAATTTTATCAATGGAACATGGATTAAAAAAGGAGCAATAGTTATCGACGTAGGAATTAATAAACTTAATAACGGGAAAATAGTCGGTGATATCGATTTTTCATCCGTATATTTAAAAGCATCTTACATAACTCCTGTTCCAGGAGGAGTAGGACCCATGACTGTAACCTCATTATTACAAAATACTTTATATGCTTGTGAAACATATCACGATGATTAA
- the def gene encoding peptide deformylase gives MTILKILQYPDKNLRITAKPVKEINNNIQNIVNDMFETMYSEEGIGLAATQVNIPLQIIVISNIHNYNKPLVLINPEIISTSGEKKVEEGCLSIPKQRAIITRHEYIKINYLDNFGEKKEIQTNSLLSICIQHEMDHLIGKLFIDHLSLLKRRNIQKKIKKMAKKNDLLLKKKYKQI, from the coding sequence ATGACTATTTTAAAAATACTACAATATCCAGACAAAAATTTAAGGATCACTGCTAAACCTGTTAAAGAAATAAATAATAATATTCAAAATATAGTAAATGACATGTTCGAAACTATGTATTCTGAAGAAGGAATAGGATTAGCGGCAACACAGGTTAACATTCCTTTACAAATAATTGTTATTAGTAATATTCACAATTATAATAAACCTTTAGTTCTAATTAATCCTGAAATAATCAGTACTAGTGGCGAAAAAAAAGTAGAAGAAGGTTGTTTATCTATTCCTAAACAACGTGCTATCATCACGAGACATGAATACATAAAAATAAATTACTTAGACAATTTTGGAGAAAAAAAAGAAATACAAACAAATTCTCTTTTATCTATATGTATTCAACATGAAATGGACCATCTTATTGGAAAATTATTTATAGACCATTTATCATTATTAAAACGAAGAAATATACAGAAAAAAATAAAAAAAATGGCAAAAAAAAATGATTTATTACTCAAAAAAAAATATAAACAAATATAA
- a CDS encoding YbaB/EbfC family nucleoid-associated protein, translated as MFTKNGLGNLMQQAQKMQEKMAKIKKEITNMEVTGEAGAGLVKVTINGAHNCKKVEVDPCLLKDNKEILEDLTAAAFNDAERRISEAHKKKMASISTGVNLPPEFNLPL; from the coding sequence ATGTTTACTAAAAATGGATTAGGTAATCTAATGCAACAAGCACAAAAAATGCAAGAAAAAATGGCAAAAATAAAAAAAGAAATTACCAATATGGAAGTTACAGGAGAAGCAGGAGCAGGATTAGTTAAAGTTACTATTAATGGAGCACATAATTGTAAAAAAGTAGAAGTAGATCCCTGTTTATTAAAAGATAACAAAGAAATATTAGAAGATTTAACTGCAGCTGCATTTAATGATGCTGAAAGAAGAATTTCTGAAGCCCACAAAAAAAAAATGGCATCTATTTCAACTGGAGTAAATTTACCTCCTGAATTCAATCTACCTTTATAA
- the adk gene encoding adenylate kinase, with protein sequence MRIIFIGAPGTGKGTQAQWITDQYNIPKISTGDLLRNEILKKTELSKKIKKIINCGKLVDDNIVTQLIKKRIKKKDCNPGFLLDGFPRTVNQANAIEKINIKIDFIIEFSLTEKLILERIQGRRIHVESGRVYHIIFNPPIIENKDNITGQPLTIRDDDKEEKIKKRIKEYKKFTVPLIKYYKHTTKLSNIKYYKIDASYTTLEIKKNIENIIKNNLLK encoded by the coding sequence ATGCGTATTATTTTTATTGGTGCCCCTGGGACAGGAAAAGGAACTCAAGCTCAATGGATTACAGATCAGTATAACATTCCTAAAATATCTACAGGTGATCTATTAAGAAATGAAATATTAAAAAAAACTGAGTTAAGCAAAAAAATAAAAAAAATTATAAACTGCGGAAAATTAGTTGATGATAATATTGTGACTCAATTAATAAAAAAAAGAATTAAAAAAAAAGACTGTAATCCAGGATTTTTATTAGATGGATTTCCTCGTACTGTAAACCAAGCCAACGCCATAGAAAAAATAAATATAAAAATAGACTTTATTATCGAATTTTCACTGACAGAAAAATTAATATTAGAAAGAATTCAAGGAAGAAGGATACATGTTGAATCAGGTAGAGTATATCATATAATTTTTAATCCACCTATTATAGAAAATAAAGATAATATTACAGGACAACCATTAACCATTCGAGACGATGATAAAGAAGAGAAAATAAAAAAAAGAATAAAAGAATATAAAAAATTTACTGTACCTTTAATAAAATACTATAAACATACAACAAAATTAAGTAATATAAAATATTATAAAATAGACGCTTCCTATACAACTCTTGAAATAAAAAAAAATATAGAAAATATTATAAAAAATAATTTATTAAAATAA
- a CDS encoding SmdB family multidrug efflux ABC transporter permease/ATP-binding protein: protein MLLNNTPNLIRFWTVLKRLLKYIKIWRKKLIIAFFCLLTASITEVLGPILISYFINHIIVPHNVNNVLTLSLIIIFLILQITSVILNYFQTIIFNKTAVNIVQNLRLDVIKSALKQPLHVFDTQPIGQIISRITNDTEIVKELYDTVIATVFRSVVLIIVTLFAMFTLEWHMASIATIIFPMVIIVMLFYQKKSTPILRKVREYVEHINNKFNEIINGMQIIQQFSQESKFQKSIQKTSNLHYLSRMKILRLDGLLLRPLLSLFSAIVLCGLITSFKFFSVNVFEVGILYAFISYLGRLNEPLIAITTQQSILQQAIVAGERIFELIDTPKQIYGSDYTYLKSGLIQIKNLNFSYKKKQSNVLNNINITIPSKSFTAFIGHTGSGKSTLANLIMGYYPIYQGEIYIDKRPIHSLSHKTLRKGISIVQQEPLILADTVLKNITLGRNISENKIWQILETVQLANLVQSMSKGIHENLRERGNNLSIGQKQLLAIARVLIIHPKILILDEATANIDSETEKNVQKTLLSVKKFATLVVIAHRLSTIMQADKIVVLNQGKIIEEGNHKTLINKKGKYWNMYQAQSNKILKNI, encoded by the coding sequence ATGTTATTAAATAATACTCCTAATTTAATAAGATTTTGGACAGTTCTCAAACGTTTATTAAAATATATTAAAATTTGGAGAAAAAAGCTAATCATAGCTTTTTTCTGTTTATTAACAGCATCAATTACTGAAGTATTAGGACCAATATTAATCAGTTATTTTATAAATCACATTATTGTACCCCATAATGTTAATAACGTATTAACGTTATCATTAATCATTATCTTTTTAATATTACAAATAACTTCTGTAATCTTAAATTACTTTCAAACTATCATTTTTAATAAAACTGCCGTAAACATTGTTCAAAATTTGCGATTAGATGTCATTAAATCAGCTTTAAAACAACCATTACATGTATTTGATACTCAACCTATAGGACAAATTATATCTCGAATTACTAACGATACAGAAATAGTTAAAGAACTTTATGATACAGTAATAGCCACAGTATTTCGTAGCGTAGTGTTAATCATTGTAACATTATTTGCTATGTTTACTCTCGAATGGCATATGGCTAGTATTGCAACTATCATTTTTCCAATGGTAATAATTGTAATGTTATTTTATCAAAAAAAAAGCACTCCTATCTTAAGAAAAGTTAGAGAATATGTAGAACACATAAACAATAAATTTAACGAAATCATCAATGGAATGCAAATTATTCAACAATTCAGTCAAGAATCTAAATTTCAAAAATCTATACAAAAAACCAGTAATTTACACTATTTATCCCGTATGAAAATTTTAAGATTGGATGGATTACTACTGAGACCTCTATTAAGTTTATTTTCAGCTATTGTTTTATGTGGTTTAATTACATCATTCAAATTTTTTTCTGTAAATGTATTTGAAGTAGGCATTTTATATGCCTTTATAAGTTATTTAGGAAGATTAAACGAACCTTTGATAGCCATCACTACGCAACAATCTATATTACAACAAGCTATTGTTGCAGGAGAAAGAATTTTCGAATTAATTGATACACCAAAACAAATTTATGGATCTGACTATACATATCTAAAAAGCGGTTTAATTCAAATTAAAAATCTTAATTTTAGTTATAAAAAAAAACAATCTAATGTTTTAAATAATATTAATATCACCATACCTTCCAAAAGTTTTACTGCATTTATCGGACATACAGGAAGTGGAAAAAGCACTCTTGCTAATTTAATTATGGGTTACTATCCTATTTATCAAGGAGAAATATATATAGATAAACGTCCTATTCATTCTCTAAGTCACAAAACTTTAAGAAAAGGAATCTCTATAGTTCAACAAGAACCATTAATACTAGCAGATACTGTTTTAAAAAATATAACACTTGGGCGAAACATATCGGAAAATAAAATTTGGCAAATATTAGAAACAGTACAATTAGCTAATCTAGTACAATCGATGTCAAAAGGAATACACGAAAATTTACGGGAAAGAGGCAACAATTTATCTATCGGACAAAAACAATTGTTAGCAATTGCCAGAGTATTAATTATTCATCCTAAAATATTAATTCTCGATGAAGCTACTGCAAATATAGATTCAGAAACTGAAAAAAATGTACAAAAAACATTATTATCAGTAAAAAAATTTGCTACTCTGGTAGTAATAGCTCATCGACTATCTACTATTATGCAAGCAGATAAAATAGTAGTATTAAATCAAGGAAAAATAATTGAAGAAGGGAACCATAAAACATTAATAAACAAAAAAGGTAAATACTGGAATATGTATCAAGCCCAATCAAATAAGATTTTAAAAAATATATGA
- the htpG gene encoding molecular chaperone HtpG: MEKKEKYIFKSEVKQLLHLMIHSLYSNKEIFLRELISNASDAIDKLRFKAISSPELYQNNTNFGINISIDKKDNTLTISDNGIGMNRQEIIENLGTIAKSGTKEFIDLIEKKDHQLIGQFGVGFYSSFIVSSKVIVRSRSATTHKEIGVQWESSGNGEYTVKEIIKKETGTEIVLFLKSEEKEFLDTWKIRNIVNKYSDHISVPVKIFNYDEKKKIGTWDQINKAQALWTLKKNNITEKEYKEFYKHITHDFNDPLIWSHNHVEGNNEYTSLLYIPEKANWDIWNRENKHGLKLYVKRVYIMDNTEHFLPNYLRFVRGLIDSNNLPLNVSREILQDNRIAHNLRQALTKRILQMLESLAKNDDKKYKIFWNQFGLVLKEGPAEDTVNKITISNLLRFSSIKTNSPEQTLSLNDYVKNMIPEQEKIYYITSDSYLSANSSPHLEFFRKKGIDVLLLSDRIDEWMMNYLTEFQEKKFQSISKIDKSLNKLIKEDKNKENCSEISSEIFIKKVKEILKDQVKDVHFTHRLIDTPAVVLTDVNEMTTQMAKLFSAAGQKVPQIKYIFEINPNHILVKKIMSIKNDILLYDWIQLLLEQALLIEKGNLDNPNQFINRINKLLINQEV, encoded by the coding sequence ATTGAAAAAAAAGAAAAATACATATTTAAATCAGAAGTAAAACAACTGCTTCATTTAATGATACATTCGCTTTATTCTAATAAAGAAATTTTTCTTAGAGAATTAATATCTAACGCTTCCGATGCAATAGATAAACTCAGATTTAAAGCTATTTCTTCACCTGAACTATATCAAAACAATACTAATTTTGGAATCAACATTTCAATTGATAAAAAAGATAATACTTTAACTATCAGTGATAATGGTATTGGTATGAACAGACAAGAAATTATAGAAAACTTAGGTACTATCGCAAAATCAGGAACCAAAGAATTTATTGATTTAATAGAAAAAAAAGATCATCAATTGATAGGACAATTTGGTGTGGGTTTTTATTCATCATTTATTGTATCAAGTAAAGTCATCGTTCGATCTCGTTCTGCAACCACTCATAAAGAAATAGGAGTTCAATGGGAATCATCAGGAAATGGAGAATATACAGTTAAAGAAATTATTAAAAAAGAAACAGGAACAGAAATTGTTTTATTTTTAAAATCAGAAGAAAAAGAATTTTTAGATACCTGGAAAATTCGCAATATAGTTAATAAATATTCAGATCATATATCGGTACCTGTAAAAATATTCAATTATGATGAAAAAAAGAAAATTGGTACCTGGGATCAAATTAATAAAGCACAAGCTTTATGGACTTTAAAAAAAAATAATATTACTGAAAAAGAATATAAAGAATTTTATAAACACATCACTCACGATTTTAACGACCCTCTAATATGGAGTCATAATCATGTAGAAGGAAATAACGAATATACAAGTTTATTATATATTCCAGAAAAAGCAAATTGGGATATATGGAACAGAGAAAATAAACATGGATTAAAACTTTATGTAAAACGTGTATATATAATGGATAATACAGAACATTTTTTACCTAACTATTTAAGATTCGTACGTGGTTTAATAGACTCTAATAATCTGCCTTTAAATGTATCACGAGAAATATTACAAGACAATCGTATTGCACATAATTTACGTCAAGCACTAACGAAAAGAATTTTACAAATGTTGGAATCATTAGCAAAAAATGATGATAAAAAATATAAAATATTTTGGAATCAATTTGGATTAGTTCTTAAAGAAGGACCTGCTGAAGATACCGTAAATAAAATCACTATTTCTAATCTTTTAAGATTTTCTTCAATTAAAACTAATAGTCCAGAACAAACATTATCATTAAATGATTATGTTAAAAATATGATTCCAGAACAAGAAAAAATATACTATATTACCTCTGATAGTTATCTGTCAGCTAATAGTAGTCCTCATTTAGAATTTTTTAGAAAAAAAGGAATAGATGTTCTTCTACTTTCTGACCGTATTGATGAATGGATGATGAACTATTTAACAGAATTTCAGGAAAAAAAATTTCAATCCATTAGTAAAATCGATAAATCATTAAATAAATTAATAAAAGAAGATAAAAATAAAGAAAATTGTTCAGAAATAAGTTCTGAAATTTTTATAAAAAAAGTAAAAGAAATACTTAAAGATCAAGTCAAAGATGTACATTTCACACATAGATTAATAGATACTCCTGCTGTAGTATTAACAGATGTTAATGAAATGACTACCCAAATGGCAAAATTATTTTCAGCAGCTGGACAAAAAGTTCCTCAAATAAAATATATATTTGAAATTAACCCAAATCATATTTTAGTAAAAAAAATAATGAGTATAAAAAACGATATTTTACTGTATGACTGGATACAATTATTATTAGAACAAGCTTTACTAATTGAAAAAGGAAATTTAGATAATCCTAATCAATTTATTAATAGAATTAATAAATTACTTATTAATCAAGAAGTGTAA
- the fmt gene encoding methionyl-tRNA formyltransferase, producing MIYYSKKNINKYKKLKIIFAGTSNFASEHLHALLKSPHQILAVLTKPDSSFNRKKNCFSPVKILAKKSYIPVFQPVTLNNSEIQNILKKLNADIMLVVAYGIILPEKILNLFPLGCINVHASLLPRWRGPAPIQWAILSGDKKTGISIIKMDKGIDTGKILYSTSCSISLNETYFSLEKKLIAIGIETMLIVLDQCLLNTCEYKIQNNISVTYASKIKKEQGKLNWNNHAIKLEQLIRAFNPWPSAFFRIHNQLIKVWQANVIHNSNKKKQIGEIISANKNGIQINTKNGILNITKLQMSGKKTMSVLNFLNSKKKWFIPGKILN from the coding sequence ATGATTTATTACTCAAAAAAAAATATAAACAAATATAAGAAACTAAAAATTATTTTTGCAGGTACATCCAATTTTGCTTCAGAGCATCTACATGCATTACTTAAATCTCCACATCAAATTTTAGCAGTATTAACAAAACCAGATTCTTCCTTTAATAGAAAAAAAAATTGTTTTTCTCCTGTAAAAATATTAGCTAAAAAAAGTTATATTCCAGTATTTCAACCTGTTACTCTTAATAATTCAGAAATACAAAACATATTAAAAAAACTAAATGCAGACATTATGTTAGTAGTAGCTTATGGTATCATACTACCAGAAAAAATATTAAACCTATTCCCATTAGGTTGTATTAATGTTCATGCTTCATTACTCCCACGTTGGAGAGGACCTGCACCAATTCAATGGGCTATTTTAAGTGGAGATAAAAAAACCGGTATCAGCATAATTAAAATGGACAAAGGTATCGATACAGGAAAAATATTATATTCTACAAGTTGTTCTATTTCTCTAAATGAAACTTATTTCAGTTTAGAAAAAAAATTAATTGCAATTGGAATAGAAACAATGTTAATTGTGTTAGATCAATGTTTGTTAAACACTTGTGAATACAAAATACAAAACAACATATCTGTTACTTACGCAAGTAAAATAAAAAAAGAACAAGGAAAATTAAATTGGAACAACCACGCTATAAAATTAGAACAATTAATCCGAGCTTTCAATCCTTGGCCATCAGCATTTTTTAGAATTCATAATCAATTAATTAAAGTTTGGCAAGCTAATGTAATTCATAACTCAAATAAAAAAAAACAAATAGGAGAAATTATATCAGCTAATAAAAATGGAATTCAAATTAACACAAAAAATGGAATATTAAATATCACAAAATTACAAATGTCTGGAAAAAAAACAATGTCAGTACTAAATTTTCTTAATTCCAAAAAAAAATGGTTCATACCTGGAAAAATATTAAATTAG
- the cspE gene encoding transcription antiterminator/RNA stability regulator CspE, protein MSKIKGNVKWFNESKGFGFITPEDGSKDVFVHFSAIQSNGFKTLTEGQSVEFEITEGAKGPSAANVISL, encoded by the coding sequence ATGTCCAAGATTAAAGGTAATGTTAAGTGGTTTAATGAATCTAAAGGTTTTGGTTTCATTACTCCTGAAGATGGAAGCAAAGATGTATTTGTTCATTTTTCAGCTATCCAAAGCAACGGATTTAAAACTTTGACAGAAGGTCAAAGTGTTGAATTCGAAATTACCGAGGGAGCAAAAGGACCATCTGCTGCTAATGTAATTAGTTTATAA
- the dnaX gene encoding DNA polymerase III subunit gamma/tau — protein MKHYQVLARKWRPQSFDQVIGHEYVLTAISNALSIGKIHHAWLFYGPKGTGKTTLSRLLAKSLNCEYGITPKPCRTCSNCKNIEKGIFLDLLEIDAASKTKVEDIKELLDNIQYSPIQGRFIIYLIDEIHMLSRHSFNSLLKILEEPPKHVKFILATTNPEKIPKTVISRCLQFNLKELTPKEIYTKIKQILDNEKIIYDTKSLKIISHNASGSLRDALNLIEQAISIGQGSISITNVTNMLGTIDKTQSLNLTIAILKKDAHKIISSLHSLNLQGSNWEKIVIEILRTLHHITMLKNIPSLWNNNLYNKTENNLLLKITNTMDHKDIQSYYKMLILGRKELYMAPNYKIGVEMILLRTLNVKTNTILIT, from the coding sequence ATGAAGCATTATCAAGTACTGGCAAGAAAATGGAGACCCCAATCTTTTGATCAAGTTATTGGTCATGAATATGTATTAACCGCTATATCAAATGCTTTATCTATTGGTAAAATTCATCATGCTTGGTTATTTTATGGACCAAAAGGGACAGGAAAAACAACTTTATCAAGATTACTAGCTAAAAGTTTAAATTGCGAATACGGAATTACACCTAAACCATGTAGAACATGTTCTAATTGTAAAAATATAGAAAAAGGTATTTTTCTTGATTTATTAGAAATAGATGCAGCATCCAAAACGAAAGTAGAAGATATTAAAGAACTATTAGATAATATTCAATATTCACCTATACAAGGTCGTTTTATCATTTACTTAATCGATGAAATTCATATGTTATCAAGACATAGTTTTAATTCGCTTCTTAAAATCTTGGAAGAACCACCTAAACATGTTAAATTTATTTTGGCTACAACAAACCCCGAAAAAATTCCAAAAACTGTTATTTCACGTTGTTTACAATTTAACTTAAAAGAATTAACACCTAAAGAAATATATACAAAGATAAAACAAATATTAGATAATGAAAAAATAATTTATGATACAAAATCCCTGAAAATAATATCTCACAATGCTTCTGGAAGTTTACGAGACGCTTTAAATTTAATTGAACAAGCAATATCTATAGGACAAGGAAGTATATCTATTACTAACGTTACCAACATGTTAGGAACTATCGATAAAACGCAATCTTTAAATTTAACCATAGCCATATTAAAAAAAGATGCACATAAAATTATCTCATCACTTCATTCACTAAATTTACAAGGAAGTAATTGGGAAAAAATAGTAATTGAAATTTTAAGAACTTTACATCACATAACTATGTTAAAAAATATTCCATCATTATGGAATAATAATCTTTACAATAAAACTGAAAACAATTTGTTATTAAAAATAACAAATACTATGGATCATAAAGACATTCAGTCTTACTATAAAATGTTAATATTAGGTCGTAAAGAACTATACATGGCACCTAATTACAAAATTGGCGTAGAAATGATTTTATTAAGAACATTAAATGTAAAAACTAATACAATTTTAATCACATAG